In Acinonyx jubatus isolate Ajub_Pintada_27869175 chromosome A3, VMU_Ajub_asm_v1.0, whole genome shotgun sequence, a genomic segment contains:
- the CA3H20orf204 gene encoding uncharacterized protein C20orf204 homolog, with product MVPPKPALWALLLALLGLAPSQAGLRTCSIPDVLRHYRVVIFEDLQAAVRQVGPGSRHLHFIQKNLTGAAVLGWRDRDRVGASCGAQKEHDILLSIASLGRTLRRVVARGHRRGALEKAAWTVALRTEAVMRRHCWMMRQRRRSRWPKRHPPRSRRSRSRSRSRSRRRLLLRVLDTVATCWEKLFALRAAASEDS from the exons ATG GTGCCTCCCAAGCCTGCACTCTGGGCGCTCCTGCTGGCTCTGCTGGGGCTCGCACCGAGTCAGGCAGGGCTCCGCACCTGCAGCATCCCTGACGTGCTCCGCCACTACCGTGTGGTCATCTTTGAGGACCTGCAGGCTGCTGTGAGGCAGGTCGGGCCAGGCTCCCGACACCTCCATTTCATCCAGAAAAACCTGACTGGAGCTGCAGTCCTCGGATGGCGGGATCGGGATCGGGTGGGAGCTTCCTGCGGTGCCCAGAAG gaGCACGATATCCTGCTGTCCATTGCGTCCCTGGGTCGGACCCTGCGCAGGGTAGTGGCCCGGGGCCACCGCCGCGGGGCACTGGAGAAAGCCGCGTGGACTGTAGCCCTGCGCACCGAAGCAGTGATGCGGCGCCACTGCTGGATGATGCGCCAG CGGAGGAGGAGCCGGTGGCCCAAGAGGCACCCTCCTCGGAGtcgccgcagccgcagccgcagccgcagccgcagccggaGGCGGCTCCTCCTGCGTGTCCTGGACACCGTCGCCACCTGCTGGGAGAAGCTCTTCGCGCTGCGTGCAGCAGCCTCCGAGGACTCGTAG